AGTTTTTTGTTTGCATATATTGTAGTGGTACATCATCATTTAGAATTGTATAATACTCCTAATTAATATTGATGTGGCAAATCAGTTTACTAATGTATTTGCCAACCAATAACCATGGTAGCCACAAACACTACCACGGTAACTACTAAtattaaatagaaaatataatattgTGGTTTAATCTTCTCTATCAAAAGAACTACACCTATATAAAAATATGGATTTAAGAATTACTCTAATATTGAACTTAATTTAGAATTATATACAACTTATAAACCtatttaaaactaataaatctttgaaatataaaaagtttaagtataaataataaaattaaaatcagttTAGGACGCTAAACTCATCAGACCCAGCGAGTTTGGGGCCAAAACCAAAATTTTAGAGTCTAACGGTCTATATTCAGGTATGAATCTACCAATAACAAATGAGTCTAGATCGGAGTCCAATTGGACCCAAATCCCAATCTAAAGTCAATGGTTATGGTTATGGATCGAGCCAAAATAGGCAATTGATTAACTCAATTTTTAAGTATTGAATTGTTCCAAGAAAAGCTGTTGATTCttgctcattgaagaattatACGATAGATGAAAGTGTCCACTTCACTCACATTGTCACATGTTACTTTCTGTATGTTTGGAAGGTACAATTAATAAGTAAAGGCTCCTTCCTCTCTTTGGCCGACAGTCCCATGGCCATGGCAATGTGCCATACATTAAAGTTTTGATGGATTTTTGTGGATACATTTGGGAGGAAAAAAGTAAAGCAActgattatttcaattattagCTAAAAGAAAAAACACTTCCTATcgaaaataaaatagaatttaTAGTAATAGTcaatattgtaataataacatcaatttattaaatgtaattataaatattgagctttaaatatataatttgaaactaaaaaaaaaaataagaacatCTAATGGACTATATACTACGAGTAAAGAACTGAAGAATTTTTATAGTAAAAAATCGAAAATATTCTAAATCTATGAAGTTGggtcaaaattaaatttgattacAAAGTTAGacaataaatatcaaattattaaGTGTGTTTTGAACGCCTATAATTAtaccataaataaaaaaataatcataaaaagtcAAAGAATTTAAACATATTGAATGATGtacaaaaattcattttaatatcaaaataaatttctaGTATTACTCATTGTTATGGAGTATATAAcgtaagcttttggttgaaatATTTCCTTAATATGATATCATTCTTTCATTGTATCAGAAGTCAACGTGGTAAGAGATTACGGGGTCGTATCTCAATCACTCCTCATTTAAAGTAGAATGTTTAGTGCCTTAGcaatccacacttctagcccaatgggcgCTTGTGTGAGAAAGTGTGTTAgagtataacatattttgggctAACAATTGACTTAAGCTTCTAGTTGAAAttataatttgctaaaattgttggctgatttaaatatttaaaaatattgaatatgtTACATGTTTAAACCAGATGGAAATCTTTGATAAAAATTACTTTTTGATTGTTAAGTCagtaaatcaatttaaaaatatatatataatttttttcttttggcttacaaattatttattaaattattattagtaaaaacTAAAAAGTCATCACCTAAACATATCAATGCATAAAAATTAACTTTCAACAAAATTAGTTTACCAACATTTAAGTAATAAAATTGATACTCCCGTTCTTTTTTCATCtttcacattactataacgggtagttttaaaagttcttccactttagaatactttctatttttagaaagtttttatcccacttttacccctaacaccccttttcttttaatgtattccttttcttttatttataattattttctctctcatacttccaaaacaattattacttcacactactatttaattaaaataatacccactacaacctcatacttccaatacaatcattacttcacactactatttaattaaaataatacccaccaCAACctaaagattctatcttccttaatatatgtgaaaaacccaaagtagAAGATAAAAAAGAACGAATGGAGTATATATTTACCaaaataatcacaaattaaaaagcacgAAATTATCATTAACAATCAATAGTTACAACTCAATTACACACACCACCTAATGTTAAAATGCCaacgaaaaataaaaacaattttacatataaaagaaaatcagaGAATTAAGAATGAGACAATAAAAAGTCAAACCATCCAAAGCAAGAATTATGAAGAAGGGGTtgactgatgatgatgataagcgCCGGTCCGACCGGAAAGTAAACCGCCAGCAGCAGCTTCTTCTTCATCCAAAAACAAATCATCAGATCGTCGGAAAACCGAGTAAATCACAACAATAGCAGCCCCAACCGCCAAAGAAATCAAGATATTTCCGGTCGCACCAGTAAACAAAAGTAAACCGATTGTTAAAACCGAGAGAACCGTTAAAACGATCCGGTCATCAATAGACCGACCGAACAAAACAAGCGGTTCGTCGCGTAAAAAGTAAAGGAAAAGCCAAGCAACCATCATAGCGATGAAGACGATGAGAGAAATAGGGTGCCAAAGAAGGGAGAGGAAGAGGACTATAAGGATGAACATAGCGAAGTTCATACGGAAGTACAAGAGATTTGATTTGAGCCGTGAAATTGCATCGGAGAGATTGTGAGGGCAGGAAATGGAGTGGTAATCGAAGATTTGTCGCCATGGACGACGGGCGGAGAGGGTGCCGTAGAAGCGGTGTTTAGCACGGGAGATGAAGTCGAGGTTGGTGGAGAGTGGGGAGGAGGAAGTGGGTTGTGTGGAGGTGGAGATGGGTGTGTATGGTGAGGATGTTGCCATGGTTATGGTGGAGGGAGAACTAAGAAGGTTCgagtttagttatttattttggttgaaaatggatgaatgaatgaatgattgGAAATGGGAATAtgaaaacttgaattttattgGTATTAGGATTTATGAGGGGATTAATTATTTGGGGGAAGTTTGTTGTATACTTGTATGAGATTGGGGAAAATATAAATTGGGATTTTAAAAGTCTTTTATTATTTGTTGaaaaaattgttttataagATATTAGTATTAAAACTCATCTAATGTACGAAATTTGTTAATACGGAAtatatgtaaaaaatatttcaaattatgatacatgtatatatttttgttatcaaatttattgaatatatgacttttttaaattaaaaaatacttttttcattcaattgagcatattaaattctaagttgggtgaataaaattattataataaatcatataaatatttacctaatttagctataatttttaaacagaaaaatcaaattattataagttttaaataattGCAGATTTTGTATTTGGTATCTTTAACATATTGAAGGTGATGTTATATGATTGGTATTATAGCATCTCATAGTAATATAAATGCTTATAGTTAGGGTCATAGTACGATGAAGTTGGTGATTTGGTATGCTAAAGTTGATGTTTTTGTATACTAAAGTCGGTGTTTTAGTATATTTAAATTGGTGTAATTATCATGCTTAAGTTGGTGTTGTATGCTAgttaagttggtgttttattATGATGAAGTTGGTGTTTGTTGTAGTGTTGGCAAATGTATTTACACTAATTGCTAAAAAAGGTGGTTAAGCTTACTTCAAAACAAGTACAAGACACTGCAAGTCTGCAACCATCAGTTTTGGTGGTTTGCTTAAAATGAAGACTTATAGGTTCTCAGTTGGTATTATACCACACATGTTGCTCAGTTTGACCCTTTAAACAAGGTTAAATCTATTCCCAACAACCCATTATACATCATTACTGCAGAAGATTTACATGACATATTTAGTCTGCCTCTAAACCCATCCAGAAAAGTAAGGAcaaggtaaaaaaaattgaaaatgaagttGATGACTTATTGAGTAAGATAGGCTTCGCCAAGCCTGATATCGTAAAAGCCACATATTTATTAGGGTGCTTTGCTAAATATCCCGTAGAGACGATGATTTCGAGAAGATGTTTATATTGTACGTTGTTTCATTGTTCTTGCTCCCCTTCCAGATTTTAGGTTGAAGAGCTCAATTTATTCGACTATTGCTAATGCtacaacaatatataattttgatttcacCTCAAGTACCTATGTTACATGCAGCATGGACAATTggaaacttgatttgttttggacaaaaattgttaaaatattttatgacTTATCTGAAACTGAAAACATGATTCTCCTGACACTATTGTCTTAAGTCAGAGACATAACAAATACTTGTATTTAAAGGAATATCCCTGAAACTACTAGTAATATCTCAGTTTGTAAATGAAATAGACTTTGATTGGTGTTACACTTGACTAGATTAATGTTTGTACTGACTTTGGAATTGATGGATTTAGTGTATAATTGTCATGCTCAATacaaaaacttaaatcatttcCCCTTTTCAGCCTTATATCATGCATTCATAAACCATTTGTTATGATTTTCTTGATTATGTGCTGCGTAGTCCTGCAGACCCTCGAAATGCTAAAAGTGCTTTTTACAGGTTCTGGCTCTTTTATGGATTCTTTGATGAAGCATGGAAAGAAGGAATGACCAAGGATGAAGCTGAGGTACTCATTTTATTGATTGCAAAATTAGAAGCTACACCTACGGGACTTTATATATCACcctcttctttttgtttattgtttcaCTTCCTTCGCCACATACAAGAGGGCAAGTATTTGGATGGATCATGGtgcaaattataaatttaagggTCAAGATGCATAATAAACGAATATAATGGGTCTTGGGCATAACATAGGAGTATAAATTAGGCAGTCACCATCGACTGCTACAACCTCTGGCGAAAATATCTGAAATCATTTGAATCAACTATCATTATTGGTGTTCTagaaccccccccccccccccccccccccccccaaaaacAATTTTTTGGTAGACTTGATCAACTGTTTAATCATGATTCATCAAGAAATCTTTAATGCTTGTATATACTGTTGAGCAACCATCTTTCTTGAGAGATGAGTGCAAAGATCTAATCTTTATGAACAATTTGTGGATGGTGGGTGTATTCATCTTTTTTGGgatattttcattctttttcatGTTGAACAGTTAGTTTTTTAGTTGACTGAATATGATGGAACCATTTTGTCAGTTTCATGTCATTAGTAGCTCCCACCTAAGGAGCTGGGGGTCGAATGACTACTGTCTAATATCAATTTTGGTCAAATTCTGATGTTAGGGGAATGGAGTCATCTGTTAAGGTGATGATTGGCGAGGCATATGCAGTTGTTTTTGATCCAGATAAGATGATGTGTAAAAACCTTGCCTTTTTTAAAACTCAAGTATATTTGTCACCCGAAGTCTTTAATAAGATCATAGACAACTTATCATGGGAGGTGGAGGAATAGGCTTGATTCTTGAGAAATTTGACTGCTTTaccgttttggtatatatatatgacttaCATACTGCAAAATTTGTGAAAACGAATTGAGTTATCAATTTAAGTGTGCTTTGGTCATTAATGACTGGATCAGATGAAGCATTTCCATGCGCAAATAGTCTGATGTTTCACAAATAGACTTCAGTTCTTGATGTTTCACAAATAGTATTGGAACAGAAAGCAGCAAGCATACTCCCAATTTAGTAGCACAATTAGTATTGGAACCAAAATTCGTAGTTTATTTCTTACACCAGTGAAACTAATTGGTAAGCTACAAGATGGCACTATATTTGTGAAGAAATGACTCAAATATAGCCCAAAGAAACCTGTTTTTGAATTTCAAccaattaaaggaaaaataaagcTTTAAAAGTAAATGTGGTGTAAAGTTCAAatctttaaaatatatattaaagttcgaACCTTTAAAAGCGGACAAGTGAAAGCTCCTatgttttaaatcaaattttccaTACAGATATGGAaacatttcaaattcattaaaatGATACCCATAAATTTATTAGAATTGCTGTTCCGATTTGGCCTAAAACATCTCATTGGTTTGCTACTTTGCATTAGCTGGCATTTATTGACTTTTTTCAACTGCTGCCATGCCCTTTTATCTTCACTTAGAGATTGCACCCTTAACTTGCCTGTAGACAATGACATTGGGTATGGTGGGTTATAGCAATGATATATATAGAATAATTTAATGTTGCGTTTGGAATAAGTATTTTATCTTAAATtgtgaattttaattataaaattattaaataaaaaatttgaaaatgacaaagTTTGAGAAGTCATTCTCAAGTCATCATCTTTATCCACTTTTATAGATACAAAAATCGTGGATTTGACGactcaaaataaatttgaatttttttagtttccatgcactaaatttaaattaaatctatattttcaaatgaaatcatcattcTCAAACTTAACATAGGAGTATAAATAGAATAATCATATACGCACTTTCACTTTGAGTTTGTTACTAAAAGCGATGTTATTaggaaaaatattattatcagtagcaaatttaaagaaaCATGAGAATATAGataaaaactaagaaaaaatattcgttaacaaaattaaaataatataatatgataaattttaaattttatgttataatatataatataactgGTGGCTCAATGGATAGAACATCTGCATGTGGAGCAGAAAATTTGGGGTTCAACCCCTACTGGACGCAAGTATCAGCtgggggtttcttgactgcATGCATCTCTCCTTAGGGGAACAGGTATGATGTGTTCGcatctttcagaaaaaaaatccCCACTCGAACCCGGCCTTGTGCGGGATACTGGACGTGTGTTTTACCTTTCTTTACTgagttaaaagtttaaaatatattttattttactatacTTTTCTTGAAATAAAAGTAGcaatattattcttattaacaAACGATCAAGAGCATTTATAAGTactatcttaaaaaaaattaccatgaataatcattttactaaaattatactaatttttgatTAAGCTCGAATAATGCTTTCAACTTAGGGGGTTTCTTAAAATAtctttaatatgttaaaaatcaaactatatgAGTTTATATGACAGAAGAAATTGTAAATTagctaataaactaaagttaatattattctagaaaaaaaaacacctttaacTAATATCAAtaatgattaatcaaaaattagtattattataagaaaattaacaaaaatttatattatttacgataataaaatttatcttatttttaaaaatattcaacGAACAATTGTTGTAGACGTATTTTAGGAGAAAGAACGGCAGACTTCGTCATTCCGTGTTTATTCCGAGTTATGGAGCGTTAGTGATTGATTTCTAAGGCCGGTAGACGAAAGCGCCCCTAACTCACATGGATACGCCACGTTATTTGATAcacaattttttgatttttaatttttaattttggatttgcttccattaaaaaataatgatgatagaagaaaaataatttcttaataacACTAACATCATCAAGTACCATCAATTATCTACGTATTTACTCTTTATTATAGATTTTCGTAAAATAGTATTTCAAGATACATAAATATTTGAAAGACTTTCCGTTTTATTATACATGTTTCTTCATATATGTTGATATTTTCCcacacatcatcatcattattattgtattcAGTGTATCCTGCTCGTAAGAAACTATGATTAGGGTCTAGAGAGGGAAAGAAGGCGATAACTCATACGCATAAAGAAGAATGCGGCCAAGAAATCCATCGGCTCGAAAAAGATTTGACATTTTCTCACGGAATATGTCATAATTGGGtacaagtattttaaaattaagaaagtATGTTTTTAGGCTATGACCACGCATAAACAATGCATTTTTACTACTGTCAAGTGTAAGGGGCTTGCTTTTCAACCACCAAGTCCACAACTAGACATGTTCCTCTTACACTCGgactttgtttttttaaaaaaaaaaaaaatttgtaattaaaCATTTCACGcgaatttaattgaaaatttatcaaaaataactAAGATTGTGTGTAGAATATTCATGAAAATCCGTTTTCATTATGTTTATGAAGCATAAATATTAAGTTCGATGACTTTTGATAAATACTCTTTTTATTAGTCTTTCAAAAGggacaaataataatttaataaaaaaataacgacAAATAAAAAGCAACATATGTTAATAACGCGTGGAATTGCATCATGATCTCCGACTCTCCGTCTCGTCCTTGGGTATACGCCTGAGAAAACGAATTTGACACGAAAATTGATCTGAAACACGatcgaaatttttttttacttgaacCTGAAAAATGACAGAACTCAAGAAACTTTTTTTGAACCCGTTGGATTCTGCAGCTGTTAAAAAAGGGGTAAAACTTTTTCATTTGGGTtcacaaacaaaaaaactagTGTTTCtttatttaacatattttttttagttttgtactcttaatatttaaattattgcaTTATGTTTGAGTTATTTGAATATTCTTTTTTATAGTATGGTGCATTTTAGactttttaatatttctatatgttgaattattattacGTAATTGTCTAAAAATTGTGTTTCTATTTTTCGTAATTTGCCTAAAcgctataataaataattttttcgcaaaaataaattattcattttcaaattcaatgataaaataaaaaatctcacaattttttttaaattaacctAAGAAAAAATGGTAGCCCAATATAAATTTGAACCCGCCCAAACCGACATAAATCCGACCGACTGATCGTTTTCTCAGGTCTATGCGTAAGTAATTCATGGACAAAAGCCCCCATTCAAGGCAGTGATATGGATATGCCACGTGACTTGCTGGATTTGgacttttttgtttttattaaattggATTTATGGTTGGATGGATGATTTAAACATGTATAATTTCTTTACATAATGACACTACGGTAATTTGCCAAATCACAGTTCCAAGTTCCAACCAAGGGTGCTGTCCACGTcatttatttaagaaaatatctgCAATTTTAACATTGctgatttggtatatataaatTAGTTCTATAGTGTATTTGTGATTCATGATTGTGCTTATAATTTCTAATggataagttttaaaaaattagctTTTGAATAGTTTTATACTCTTCTATTTTAAGGTCCAAAAATTCACTAATTCTTCTAAATAATATTCAACATTAAATTCTTAAGTTGCATTAAATCATAACCCTTCTTCCACTTATTGAAGGAATACTGTGACTTAAGCAGTGGCggattcagaaaaaaaaaagtgatgtcaataataaataaaattacaatcacCATTGAATAAATTAAGGTAAATGTCCAGATCGCATTTtcatattttggagtggtgctGTAGTGGACGCCGGTCGCCGGTCAGATGATCGTCATAGTCTCACAGAGCCAAGTCGAAAGAGGGTTTGGCCGTTTGGGTCTTGCTTCGACTGTTCGACATTgggcttttatttttaaacctgAATTTATGAATGCTATTAATAAGTTTTTAACCACTGATATAACATATATTTCTTTatactatttgattttattttggatttaggTGATGTCAACTGACCTCGTTGACTTTACTCTAAATCCGCCCCTGGACTTGAGTGCATAGAGATGTAATCAAATTGAGTGTGTTAAAGTGTGTGCATTGAGTATGCACATTAAAGTGACTTTTCTCAAAATTATTGttatgttttttcattttttcatcaaaaactATCTACATAAAAGTGACTTTTCTCAAAAtttttgaagaatttttttcaaaaattaccaaaataatatattttcattGTAAAACAGTAcctacaaattataaaaaaaaatctaattttacattaatataGACATGTGCAAATCAtgtatttatttcttatttgcATTGAAAACACCAAAAGAGACCTCATGTTTTGATTCAACCCACTCtttatttttccattttcaattttcaataaaaacacatttattaataaaaaaaaatgacattTTACATTAATCAAAATAGGAAATAAttagaaaaagtaaaaaagataaattgtaAATTTAGGGAATAgccttaaaaaaattaagccaaaaagaaaattagaataTTAATTATGTACAAATTAATGCCTATTGGTAAATTTCGTTTGATCTCTTAAATAGTAGTACTGGATAATAGTCTATAAACAAGAATTTTAACATAATGACAACTCCTGGCAATGTGGTCACGTGCCCATCACCCTGTTAAGGACCCGAGTTCAATCTTTGGTAGAGGCATAATTGTATATTTTTGGTGAATTTTGGACGTAGGCCCATCTTGTCCTTACCCAAAGCTGGCCCCGGGTAAAGAAATGCATAAGTTTATAGGAGTTCATGAGTCACATTTCATAAAAATCAACGTTAAATTTTATTCTCAGtaattaccaccatttaatatcatATAGACGTGTTataaaaactttttggtatTCTTAAAGCATTAAATATCTCTTTTCAATAAACTTTATAATCAATCAATGCGGTAAGTGGGCACATTGAAGTTCTAAAGGAGAGGAAAAGAAAGACATGGAATGGGTGATCATATTATTTCTCTGCCATGCCATTGCTGAGCCTGTGGTGGAATCCATACGAGACCATATGTTTAAGATAAAGCGGTCAATCGTTCAGGGCCCTATATTTTTaggccaaaaaaatattttttcatatacaagattaatattttcttgaatataatttaagtataaatttatatttttgctatatAATATGAGTTATTAGgacttttttataaaatagttaaaatatcaacaatacaaaataaatggaaaatattataattattattattttacactAGGATCCTAAACTAAATGAAACGACCCTggttatatatacataaaaagtcatattattaattaCAAAACATACAGAGTTTTAATTGTCTCAAAACCCATTTGATTTGAGGCCACTATCATCATTTAGTCTTTGGATGTTGGTGATTGTAAGGTGTAATGATTTGACATATAATTCTGTAAACTCCTATATTATCACGTTGGATGTCTTCCCAAAATTACTTCTTTAGTAGCTTTTTCAATGTTTTGCAACTAATTTAAAGTCTCTACTATGTCATTGTGAGACAAATAGCATAGCAATGATTTAAGGGGTGGAACAACGATTATAGTTCTGTTTTTTACAATTCTTTTATAAAGGGGTATTTACGCCCTTTACGAATAACTAAAGAAAAACTTATTAAGCGTAAAGTACTTAACTCTAAAATGTATGATTTCAttccaaaacaaaataaattatgctTTAATATTCGTTCATAAACAGCAATAACAACACAAAATCATCTTATAATCAAACGAATCTAGTAAATACAAAAAATTGAGTATAAACTGCAAaacttaaattatataaaaaaaagcatCTTTAAGCAATTTGAAACTAAGCAATCATGCACTCGAAATATGTCTAGAACCACCCATTCAATGATTGTTATGGAGAGGTTTGAAGCCCTACTTGTTGATAGAGCATATACCATATATTAATACCTCAATCAAAAGTTCAAACTAAACTTTTACGTTGAATTTTTGTCGAGTTGATTTCTTGACTTATAATTGAAGACCTattaaattgaaagaaaaaacaaCTTGATGTGAATACCTTTTATTATTGGTTGAAACAACACTGAAGTCATCCCTAGAAAGTAGAAACTAACGATACACAAATTGTTGCGAGAGACTGTCTCTCCGAGAGACGCACTCGTCTccttgagagacggtctctcacaagagtagttgCTGACGATATTAGTATCATGATACTACTTGGAATAGATCAGAAGATAGATCTAATCAGTAGTATTAATTCATAAAATTGACTTAGAGTGCTCAAACGAGCATTAGGTGTGCTCAAACAAGCACCCTAGCCTGTTGTCACATATGACTTTTAGCCCCGACTTTTTTTATCATTGTTGTcagttcatatatatatatatatatatatatatatatatatatatatatatatatatatatatatatatatatatatatatatatatatatattctcttGTAAGAGACTATTTTACGATGGGACAATCTTATATAGAAAGtttatattcaaataatatgtactaaataaattatttaacccATACATAAGATGCATTTCTCGATtatctcatacaataatttgtaatatatttgCCCTTATGTATTTTTCGCCAAGCGAAATATAAAGCTTGTGCAGTTGTGCTTTATATACTATTATCTCTCTCTCATGCTCTTGTTATTCTCTCTCCCTTATTTATGTTCCTCACATTCATACATAATAGATGTAATTCTTGTATATTCAGTTGAGCTACTTGCTCACCTAACCTATAAACACAAAAATACAATACATTAGTCTAGGATAAAGGATGTTAAACAAATTTCAGATTTACAAATTTCATCTTATTACTTACAATACCTATcctgtaattatttttttattttattttatttttttttttttttttttgcaaatttcatCTTATTACTTGCATTATATTCATGTTCATCAAGTTACAATTTCCACCGTTCTTAGCtgccaataaaaaaatatgtttagcAAGGAAAAGAGtggaaacaaaattaattataaactgAGCAGAGAGACAAGAATATCCACAAGCTTCACTCAGATTTGCTATGCAAAAAACAGCTCATCTTAGCTCTTATTCTCAAACCTAGGTCCAACATGATAATACTTGAAAGATATTTATAGATACTGAAACTCGAATAATACTTGAAAGGTGTACAACGACAaatgtaacaaacaaaataaaacagaGAAAGTACTATAAATATC
The sequence above is drawn from the Amaranthus tricolor cultivar Red isolate AtriRed21 chromosome 5, ASM2621246v1, whole genome shotgun sequence genome and encodes:
- the LOC130812633 gene encoding PRA1 family protein F3-like, which gives rise to MATSSPYTPISTSTQPTSSSPLSTNLDFISRAKHRFYGTLSARRPWRQIFDYHSISCPHNLSDAISRLKSNLLYFRMNFAMFILIVLFLSLLWHPISLIVFIAMMVAWLFLYFLRDEPLVLFGRSIDDRIVLTVLSVLTIGLLLFTGATGNILISLAVGAAIVVIYSVFRRSDDLFLDEEEAAAGGLLSGRTGAYHHHQSTPSS